In Miscanthus floridulus cultivar M001 chromosome 8, ASM1932011v1, whole genome shotgun sequence, the sequence tagcacttttttgaaatTTGGGGTGGGAACTAAATACGCGCTTAGagtaaggctaataatacagccggcttgctgaCTGTAAGGTTTCtcgcagccttctctcagcccactcatataatagtcagctctttacagttaatacatggcccacttgtctctctcacagactttcttggttcttgtgcctaagccggctgtaagcttacagcccgcttctcctctctctcctcccctctctcctccacctcagcatttagtcggcttacaacctgctattatacttgctcttagggGTGTTTAGTTcgcaaaataaatttttttgatgtcacatcggatatttCGGAGATATCGGAAGAGGTTtttaaatactaataaaaaaaactaattacatacctcgtctgaaaactgcgagacgaatttattaagcctaattaatatatcattagcgcatgttagtactgtggcacttatggctaatcatagactaattagtttTAAAACATTTGTCTCGTGATTTttaatcaaactatgtaattatttttttcgtctatatttaatattttatgtaTATGCCATAAGATTTGATGTAATAGTTTAGGGTAAaaatttttagaaactaaaccaGACCTTAttctgggacagagggagtacgagATTACTAGCCGTGGGAACACCAGGACCTGCTGGGAGATTACCCGTTGCAAAAGCTGTTAATTTCCACACGTAAAGGAAAGAGCAATGCAAGTCGGCCTCATGTTGTGTTACTGAAAGAGAAAGGGATCATACAAATGTGGAAGTTCTTGTGACAAATTGATGGAAAAAGGAAGCATAAAAGATGGACTAAAAGGAGAGAAAAAAACATGTTATATCCATTTGAGTTTCACTTTTCACCTTCCAATAAAATCATGGCAAATCCTATTGTGCCACCTTTCAAGCTCTGGACCAGAGATGCTTCCTCGCAACAACCTGTTTATAATTTACACTTTTCATTCATTATGAACACATTGTATTCTTCTAAGTTTCACATAAAAAAATCTAAAGCATCTCGCATTTAGCTTTTTAGATGCTTCTTTACATCAATGGAACTAACCGCATCTAGCAGTAAGGAGGAAGTCCAAGTGGATGTCGGCTACTGAGTTTGCGCGGTGTCAatgtcactagtagagaaatgatttTTCATCCGTTTAGATTTTGGGCTTTACTCTCAGTATTTTTTTTACGTTCGGGAGTAAAGGAAGAATTAGTttcggttgaagctaccaacagggactaaaggcccctgtccTGGCACGCTTTCACAGCAGGCCATCTTTAGTCCCCTTGGTGTtatcaacccggactaaaggtccttcaatCTTTAGTcacggttggtaataccaatcgggactaaagggcgaccttttagtcccggttgatgtcaCCAACCCAGATTAAAGGTctttcacccgggactaaagataccctacaggtcaattcaaaaggagagtgtccaggaccctgtcacatgtggtgtacagCTGAATTGGTAAGGAGTTTATGCGCGAGAAAAGAGGTCATGAGTTCGAATCTCACACATTGCAAGAGAATTCTCTCTACAATTtcgtttatttttctcctgaggatggacctttagtcctggattcgtaGTCCCGattgagaaaccgggactaaagccaattCCCAACCAGGACTACAACCCATTTTTCTATTAGTGTGCCAATTAGCTGCTTCCCTAACTATCCTTAGCATCAAATAGGCAGATAACCAATGACATGAGTGGCTTTTGCGACTCGTTGCCTTTCTACACATGCCCAACCTTTGTCACTTCACCGGTCAAGTGATCTATACGATTGCACCACTTGTGGACTTTTTTCATAGCTTCTGCAACAAACCGATATCTATTGCGGACACTGCTACTTTGAtatggctgtgtttagttcgcgaaatgaaaatttttaaatgtcacatcggatgtttcaggGATGTTGgaaggggtttttggatactaataaaaaaaactaattacgtAGCTCGCcggaaaactgcgagacgaatttattaagcctaattaatccattattagcGCGTGTTAGTTATTGTAGCACTTATAgctaatcatagactaattagtcttaaaacattcgtctcgcgattttcaaccaaactgtgtaattagtttttttcgtctatatttaatactccatgcatgtgccgcaagattcgatgtgatagtttgaggtgaaaatttttaggaactaaaccaggcctatatCTCTCTAGAAAACTTCAATTTGTGGACACGAATCATATCTTGAAGATGCGCGGACTCAATACTGACATGGCATCACAAGAATAATTTGACACAAAATTCACGGTCATCTCTATCAGAAATAGCTAAAAACTCATGAAGTAGAAGAAGACAAAAATTAAGTAACATCTACCGGACAATCACCGATTCTTTTCTGTTCATCGATAAATTGGATAGATGCAAGGAAGCGATGACGTTCAATTGAAAATCCGTTAATTTCCACACATAAGAGGAAAGAGTAATATAATTAGAAATTTATGTAATATTATTGAAACGGAAAGAATTATAGAATATGAATTTGAATAGAAATGTGGAAATTGATGCTAAGAACAAAGGAAAAAATGAACTAAAAGGAGATGCAAACGCATATATCCATTTGAGTTTCACTTTTTAGCTTCGAAAAAATCAAAGAAGATCATGAGTGTTAGTTTTAAACTTTTGATGCTTGCTTGTACGAGCTATGAATAcaattattaatttcctaaatATATTACATCTATTGTTAAAAACCTAAAGGCGTAATCCCATTTAGTTGATGCTTCTTCTCATCAATGGAACTACAAAATCCCCACATGTCACATTTAGGAGAAAGTCCAAATCAAGTATGCATGATGTCTTATCTAGGATTTGTGGGTTGCTCGGCAACCCATAAAAATAAGCTTATATGCGGGTTTCGCAGGTTAGTCTGGTTGCATCTCTAGTCTAGCCTTATCAAATGGTTGCTTCTCTACTTATCCTTAGCGTCAAATAGGCAAAAAGGTGTTTTGGCAAGTCATCTCTCTCCCACCACTTATCAAGCGACCTATACATTGTATTGCTTGTGATTTTTTTCATAGTTTCCAAAAAAATGATATCTTTCGTAGACACCGCCGCTTAGAGACTTTTTTCATAACTCCCACAACAAACCGATATCTTTCGTAGACACAGCCGCTTTGACTTAACATAGAGATGTAAGGATATCTATATAGAAAACATCGATCCACGGACGCCAATTATATCACGAAGATCCACCGAACAAATGCCACCCCCTCTGTTCCATATAACAAATAATTTTATggaattttagataggttaaaaACATTGGTAAAAGACAAGTTTATCTTCATCTCCTTTCCTTTCCTGGAGGATATGCCTCCTAATTTAATTTAGTAGTTATGGTTTATATGCATCTTAATTAACTTATGCATTAGGAGGCAATATATCTATACTATTTATTTATGTAAAGTATATTATTTATTTTAGGATAAATTTTAAATCTTTAGAAAGATATTTATTTAGGAACGAAGGGATAATTAACACACGACGAGAGTAAGTGAATGCACGAATGGTGTTACGTCCACGGTCCATGTCACGGCCGGGGCGAAAGGACAAAACGGCGAGTCTATCTACTACCCTGGCTTCACATCCGGGCGCCATTTTGCACACCCTCCTCCTAAACAAAGGCCGAACACGTTGACCCCTTCCACTAATCACCTCGCAAGATGCCAAGAATTACGTCCAGATGCCGATTAGTTAAATTAAAATTAATAAATCGGTAACCAACGTGCTAATCGCTCCGTCCCGTCTCCTTCCGCGCCGCGCTCGGCCATATAAGACGCCCAACCGGTGCTCGGTGCTCCCCAGAGGAGAATCCCAATTCCCCAGCGCAAGCGGCGCCCCCGGCTCGGCGAGCAAGTCACAGCAACCAGTGGAGGGCCGGCCTTGGAGCAGGCTGTGCGTGCGGGGAGGCCGGCGCCGTCGGCGATCGATCGATGGGCAACTGccaggcggcggaggcggcggccgtGGTGATCCAGCACCCGGGCGGCAAGGTGGAGCGGCTGTACGGGGCGGCCACAGCGGCGGAGGTCATGCGCGGCAACCCCGGGCACTACGTGGCGCTCGTCGTGCTCCGCGCCTCGGGCGTCGGCGGCGGCAAGCAGGACGCGGacccggcgggcggcggcggcgccaggaTCACGAAGGTGAAGCTGCTGAAGCCCAAGGACACGCTGCTCCTGGGGCAGGTCTACCGGCTCATCACCTCGCAAGGTGCGTTCCTTCTCTGTCCTTGGATTGGATGCTCCGTTTCGTTCCTCTCATGGTCGGAGGCAAGCTGCTGATGGCTGATGCTGATCCGTTCACCGCTGGTTGTGGCCGCGCAGAGGTGGCGAAGGCGATACAGGCGAGGAGGGAGGACAAGATGCGGCGCTGcggcgaggtggtggtggtggacgccGCGGCGGCGGGCAGCCAAGGGCAGGAACGGAAGCGGCGGCCGGAGAAGTCGGACCGGCAACACCGGGGCGGCGGCAGAGGGCGGCACTGGCAGCCGTCGC encodes:
- the LOC136473385 gene encoding uncharacterized protein, translating into MGNCQAAEAAAVVIQHPGGKVERLYGAATAAEVMRGNPGHYVALVVLRASGVGGGKQDADPAGGGGARITKVKLLKPKDTLLLGQVYRLITSQEVAKAIQARREDKMRRCGEVVVVDAAAAGSQGQERKRRPEKSDRQHRGGGRGRHWQPSLQSISEAAS